The sequence CTGGTCGGGGCGATCCCCTTCTCGTACCTGATCCCCAAGCTCCTCTACGGCGTGGACATCCGCACCGTCGGCAGCGGCAACGTCGGGGCGACCAACGTCGCGCGCGTGCTGGGCAAGGGGCCGGGATTCGCCTGCTTCCTGCTGGACGTCGCCAAGGGCGCCGGCCCGGTGGCGGCCCTGCAATTCGTGCCCGGCGTGCCGTTGTGGGCGCCGGTGCTGGGCGCGGCGGCGGCCATCCTGGGACATTCCAAGTCCGTCTTCCTGCGCTTTGGCGGCGGCAAGGCCGTCGCGACCGGGGTGGGCACCATCCTGGCCCTGAATCCGCTGGTGGGCCTGGCCTGCCTTGCGCTCTGGGGCGGGGTGTTCGCGGCGACCCGCGTCGTGTCGGTCGCGAGCATCACGGCGGCCCTCGCTCTGCCGGGCCTGATGATCGCCATCCCCCGGGCGCCGGCGTGGTCGCCCAATCCCGACGCCTTCGTGTACTACTCCATGGCCGCCGGCGCCTTCATCATCTTCCGCCACAAGGCCAACATCTGCCGCATCATGGACGGCACCGAGCCCCGCTTCGGCGCGCCCGCGCCCGGCCCGGAGGCCGCCACCGGGCCCGAAATGGGGCCGCCGTCAGTGCCGGCACCGGAGCGAGATGCCCGCTGACGTCGCGGTCCGGGCCAAGCGCCGCCTGGGGCAGCACTTCCTGCGCGACGAGGGGATCCTGGCGCGCGTCGCGGAAGCCGCGGACCTCACGCGGGACGATACCGTCCTCGAGATCGGCCCCGGCACGGGCGCCCTGACCACGCACCTCCTCGATCGCGCCGGCCGGGTCGTGGCGGTGGAACTCGACGAGCGCATGCGGCCGGTGCTGGGCGTGCTCGAGACGACCCGGCCCGAGTTTCGCGTGGTCTGGGGCGACTTCCTGAAGCTCTCGTGGGCGGATCTGGGCTTGACCCGGCCGATCAAGGTCGTCGCGAACATCCCGTACTACATCACCACGCCCATTCTCCTGAAGCTCCTGCAGGCCAGGGAGATCGAGGAACGGCCGCTATCCGAGGTGCCGCCCCTGGCCGAACGCTTCGTGGTGATGGTCCAGGACGAGGTGGCCGACCGCATGCTGGCCAGTCCCGGCACCAAGGCCTACGGTTCGCTGTCGGTCATCGTGCAGTATGCCGCGACCGTCGAACGCGTCTTCCGGGTGCCGCGCCACGCCTTCGTCCCCCGGCCGCAAGTGGAGTCGGCGGTGCTGCGACTGTTTCCCCGCACGAACCCGCCGGCGTCGGTTTCCCATCCCAGGACCTTCTTCCGGGTAGTCCGCGGCGGCTTCGGCCAGCGTCGCAAGACCCTGCTCAACGCCCTGCTGGCGGCCGGTTTTCCGAGGGAAGCCCTGATCGCGGCCGGCCGCGACGCGGGCATCGACCTGGGGCGCCGGGGCGAGACGCTGTCGTCGGCCGAGTTCGCCGCGCTCGCCGATCGGCTCGCGCCCGGCGCCCCGCCCACTTCCTAGAGGATCGCCGTATGCTCTCGATGGCCCGGGCCAAGATCAACCTGTTCCTTTCGGTGGGCGCCAGACGCCCGGACGGCTTTCACGACGTGGACACGATCATGTGCGCCGTGGATCGCGCCGACATCCTGGACATCTCGCTTGCTTCCAGGCCACGGCTCGAGATCCAGCTGGAAGACCTCCCCCCGGGCCAGGATCTGGGCGCCGGGCCGGACAACTTGATCTGGCGAGCCGCCGAGGCGCTGGTGGGCCCCGATCGCGGCTGGCGCATCACGCTCTACAAGACCATCCCGCACGGCGCCGGCTTCGGGGGCGGATCGTCGGACGCCGCGCTGACCCTGACGGCCCTGGCCGCCCTGTACCGCCTCGACGCCGACCTGCCGCGCCTCGCCCGCGATCTGGGCAGCGATGTCGGCTTCTTCCTGATCGACGGCGGCACCGCGCGCTGCCGGGGCCGCGGCGAGGTCGTCACTCCCCTCTCGGCCCTGCCCGTGCTGCACACCGTGCTGGCCGTGCCGCCCGACGCCCGCGTCGCCACCGCCGACGCCTACCGCTGGCTCGACGAATCGCCCGACCGGCCGCGGGGCGACGTGGACGATTTCCTGGCGGCCCTGGCGACCGGCGAGCCGCGGGCCATCGCGGCGGCCATGTGGAACGATTTCGATCCGGTCGTCACGCGCATGCTGCCGCTGGTCGGCACGCTCAGGGACCGCCTGCTCACGCGCGGCGCGCTCGGCGTGCAGGTATGCGGAAGCGGCGCGGGCATCGTGGCGATCTTCCAGACCCCCGACGAGGCCAACGCCGCGGCCTTCGCGCTCCGGGGCGAGGGGGTCTGGGCCGTTTACGCCCCGACCGCCCCCCGTACCTACGAACTGGGTCGCGATCCCATGGCCGCGGCCGAAGGCGGGCTCATCGGCTGATGCGGGTCGTGCTCCAGCGCGTGGCCCGCGCCGAGGTGCGGGTGGACGGCGTCGCGACGGGGCGTATCGATCGCGGGATCTGCCTCTTCGTGGGCGTGCACAGGGACGATACGGCCGCGCAGGCGGATTTCCTGGCCGACAAGTGCCTGGACCTGCGGATCTTCCCCACCGAAGCGGGCGGCCCCGGCGATCTTTCCGTGCGCGACATCGGCGGCGGCGTGCTGGTGATCTCGCAGTTCACGCTTCATGGCGATACCCGCAAGGGCCGCCGGCCGGATTTCACCGCGGCGGCCCCGCCCGAACCGGCCCGGAAGCTCTACGAGCACTTTTGCGAGCGAATAGCCGCGTCGGGCCTACCGACCGGCGCCGGGGTGTTCGGCGCCATGATGCTCGTCGACCTTATCAACGACGGCCCCTTCACGCTGCTGCTGGAACGCTGACTGGAAGGCCTGCCGCGCCGCGGCGAAGATCCCGATCGCCAGGGCCAGCGCCGCCATCAGCATCAGGTAGGTCGGCGCGAGTTGCAGGGCGCCGGCCCAGGACCGTTGCCAGGTCGTGACGTCGAGCCAGGCCGGGGGCCGCGTGGCGCCTACCTGCCAGGTTACCCCGACGGCCCACATCGCAAGTTGCCCGAGGACCATCCCGAGGAAAGCGCCGATCGGCCCCTTCCGGACGAACAGCCCGGCGAAGAACGCCGCCGGCAGGAAGCCGAGGAGGTAGCCGAAGCTCGGCCGCAGCACGTATCCGGGGCCGCCACCCTCTAGGAAGATGGGCAGGCCCGCCACGCCGACGACGAGCACCGCGGCCTGGGCGGCCATGCCCTGCCAGGGGCCGAGCAGCGCCCCGGACGCCCAGACGAACGGGACCTGCAGCGTGATGGTGCAGAGGCCCGCGACGAGTCCGCGCCAGTGCACCAGTTCCTCGGCGGCCGGCACGACCGGGACGCCCCACGTGAGAAAGGGCACGCGGACGGCCACAAACGTCCCCAACGCGGTGAACGTGGCCATCAGAAGGATGTTGAGCAGCGCTATCAAGGGTCCGCCATGATACTGGCCTGATGCCGCGCTTGACCACCGCGTAGGCGGAGCCATACACTGGGGCACTCTTGATCAGATCCAGACAAGTAGCCGCACCCCGGAGTGCCCGTTGAAGCTCAATCCTCGCCAACTCCTGCTCCTGTTCGTCCTGTTGCTGACGGTCGGGGCGATGTACATCGTCCAGGACAACCGCCAGTTCCCCTTCAAGCTGGGGCTGGACATCCAGGGCGGCATGCACCTGGTGCTCGAGGCGAAGGACACCCCCGCCGTCAAGGTCAACGACCAGGTCATGGCGAGCGTCATCCACGTCATTCGCAGCCGCGTGGACCAGTACGGCGTCTCCGAGCCGATCATCCAGCGCAAGGGACCAAACCAGGTCGTCATCGACCTGCCAGGCCTCAAGAATCCCGACGAGGCGAGGAAGTACCTCGGCAAGACCGCGCAACTAGTGTTCATGGAGCCCAAAACCACGAGCCCGGCGCTGGATGCCACCGCGAGCGCGTGGGCCGAGACGAAGCTGACCGGCCAGATGCTGATCAACGCCACCGCCCAGCCGGTCGGGGGCGGGATGGGTTCGGGCTGGGAGGTCCAGCTCAAGTTCAATGCGGAGGGCGCCAAGCTGTTTGGCGAGCTGACCAGCAAGTACGTCGGCAAGCAGATCGGCATCAAGCTCGACGACGAGATCATCTCGGCCCCGCGGGTCAACGAACCAATCTTGCAGGGCGACTGCGTCATCACCGGCAGCTTCTCGGCCCGCGAGGCGCAACTGCTGGCCAGCCAGCTCAAGGCCGGCGCGCTCCCGACCAAGTTGGTCGAGGTCGAGAACCGCGTCGTGGGCGCGTCGCTTGGCTCGGACACGGTCAAGAGCTCGATTCGCGCCGGCATGATGGGCTTCGGCCTGGTCGTGCTCTTCATGCTCGCCATCTACCGGGTCCCGGGCTTCGTGGCCGACCTGGCCCTGTCCATCTACGCCATCCTGGTGCTGGCCATCTTCAAGCTGATCCCGGTGACCCTCACGGTACCGGGCATCGCCGGCTTCATCCTGTCCATCGGCATGGCGGTCGACGCCAACGTACTTATCTTCGAGCGCACCAAGGAAGAGTTGAAACGGGGCCGCACGTTGTACTCGGCCATTGAAATCGGGTTCAAGCGGGCGTTCACCGCCATCTTCGACTCCAACTCCACCACCCTCCTGACGTGCGCCATCCTGTACGCACTCGGCACGGGCCTGGTCAAGGGCTTCGCCTTGACGCTCGCCATCGGCGTGCTGATCAGCCTGTTTACCGCCATTTCGGTCACGCGGGCGTTGCTGCACCAGGTCCTCGAGGCCAAGGGTATGAAAAACCCGACGTACTTCGGGGTGAAAGTGTCATGAGCCAAGAGCAGCCGGGCGTTCCCGCCTACACTATCCCCGAGGTCAAGGTCCATGTCATGGCCCGGAAATGGCTGTATTTCGCCATCTCTGGCCTGATGATGGTCCCGGGCATCATCGCGATGATCCTCTGCTTCTCGAAGTTCGGCGCCCCGGTCAAGCTTGGCGTGGATTTCACGGGCGGCTCGTTGCTGCAAGTGCGCTTCGAGCAAAACGTGGAAGTGCAGCAGTTCCGCGACGCCCTGCACCACGTGCGCCTCTCGACGTACGACGACACCGGAAACGTCGTGTCCAGGGACACCGAGAAGGTAGAGGGCGAGATCCAGGAGGTCGTCGAGACCGCCGCCCGCAGCGAAGCGGCCACCGGCAGCGCCGACGCGGGCTCCACCCTGATCCTGCGCACCAAGGAGCTCAACAAGTACCAGATCGCCGAACTGAAAGCCGACTTGCAGGGTCCCGAATTGAAGCTGGGCAAGTTCACGCCCGAACGCGTGGAGAGCGTCGGTCCGAAGATCGGCGCCGAACTCATGCGCAACGCCCTCTACGCCCTGGCCGCGGGCATCGTGATGATCCTGGCCTACATCGCGTTCCGCTACCAGTTCGACTTCGCGGTCTGCGCCATCGCGGCCATGGTGCACGACGTCATCGTCATGGTCGGAACCTTCGCGATCTTCTCGCTCACCCTGGGCGCCGAGGCCGACGGGTTGTTCATCACGGCCCTGCTCACGGTCATGGGCTTCTCGGTCCACGACACGATCGTCATCTTCGATCGCTTCCGCGAGAATCTGCGGTACGCGCAGAAAGGCGACCACTTCTCGGACATTGCCGACCGCAGCATCAACCAGACCTTCCTCCGGTCGATCTACACCAGCGTCACGGTCCTCCTGGCGTTGCTGCCGCTCGTGCTGTTCGGCGGTTCGAGCATCTTCTTCTTCACGCTCGCGATGGTCATCGGCATCGTGTCGGGAACGTACAGCTCCATCTTCAACGCCGCGCCGTTGCTGGTCATCTGGAGAGACGGTCTGCGGGCGGCCCCAAGCGGGGGGACGGGTGTAGCGGCCTAAAGCCGCCCGCGCTGCGCCACGAGGCGCCCAACCAAGGGGACCGGGCCGAGAAAACCCCTGGTTGTGTCTGGGAATACCGACCCTGAACCCAAGCCAGCCCTAAGATCCGGCGCGTAACCCTCCCGACGATGTGAGGAGAAACACGCATGGCAACCACCCGGATCGCCCTGTCGCTCGCGCTCGCCGCGGCGCT is a genomic window of Candidatus Tanganyikabacteria bacterium containing:
- the secD gene encoding protein translocase subunit SecD, which gives rise to MKLNPRQLLLLFVLLLTVGAMYIVQDNRQFPFKLGLDIQGGMHLVLEAKDTPAVKVNDQVMASVIHVIRSRVDQYGVSEPIIQRKGPNQVVIDLPGLKNPDEARKYLGKTAQLVFMEPKTTSPALDATASAWAETKLTGQMLINATAQPVGGGMGSGWEVQLKFNAEGAKLFGELTSKYVGKQIGIKLDDEIISAPRVNEPILQGDCVITGSFSAREAQLLASQLKAGALPTKLVEVENRVVGASLGSDTVKSSIRAGMMGFGLVVLFMLAIYRVPGFVADLALSIYAILVLAIFKLIPVTLTVPGIAGFILSIGMAVDANVLIFERTKEELKRGRTLYSAIEIGFKRAFTAIFDSNSTTLLTCAILYALGTGLVKGFALTLAIGVLISLFTAISVTRALLHQVLEAKGMKNPTYFGVKVS
- the rsmA gene encoding 16S rRNA (adenine(1518)-N(6)/adenine(1519)-N(6))-dimethyltransferase RsmA: MPADVAVRAKRRLGQHFLRDEGILARVAEAADLTRDDTVLEIGPGTGALTTHLLDRAGRVVAVELDERMRPVLGVLETTRPEFRVVWGDFLKLSWADLGLTRPIKVVANIPYYITTPILLKLLQAREIEERPLSEVPPLAERFVVMVQDEVADRMLASPGTKAYGSLSVIVQYAATVERVFRVPRHAFVPRPQVESAVLRLFPRTNPPASVSHPRTFFRVVRGGFGQRRKTLLNALLAAGFPREALIAAGRDAGIDLGRRGETLSSAEFAALADRLAPGAPPTS
- the secF gene encoding protein translocase subunit SecF; this encodes MSQEQPGVPAYTIPEVKVHVMARKWLYFAISGLMMVPGIIAMILCFSKFGAPVKLGVDFTGGSLLQVRFEQNVEVQQFRDALHHVRLSTYDDTGNVVSRDTEKVEGEIQEVVETAARSEAATGSADAGSTLILRTKELNKYQIAELKADLQGPELKLGKFTPERVESVGPKIGAELMRNALYALAAGIVMILAYIAFRYQFDFAVCAIAAMVHDVIVMVGTFAIFSLTLGAEADGLFITALLTVMGFSVHDTIVIFDRFRENLRYAQKGDHFSDIADRSINQTFLRSIYTSVTVLLALLPLVLFGGSSIFFFTLAMVIGIVSGTYSSIFNAAPLLVIWRDGLRAAPSGGTGVAA
- the plsY gene encoding glycerol-3-phosphate 1-O-acyltransferase PlsY; translation: MGSLVIAAFVASYLVGAIPFSYLIPKLLYGVDIRTVGSGNVGATNVARVLGKGPGFACFLLDVAKGAGPVAALQFVPGVPLWAPVLGAAAAILGHSKSVFLRFGGGKAVATGVGTILALNPLVGLACLALWGGVFAATRVVSVASITAALALPGLMIAIPRAPAWSPNPDAFVYYSMAAGAFIIFRHKANICRIMDGTEPRFGAPAPGPEAATGPEMGPPSVPAPERDAR
- a CDS encoding biotin transporter BioY, which gives rise to MIALLNILLMATFTALGTFVAVRVPFLTWGVPVVPAAEELVHWRGLVAGLCTITLQVPFVWASGALLGPWQGMAAQAAVLVVGVAGLPIFLEGGGPGYVLRPSFGYLLGFLPAAFFAGLFVRKGPIGAFLGMVLGQLAMWAVGVTWQVGATRPPAWLDVTTWQRSWAGALQLAPTYLMLMAALALAIGIFAAARQAFQSAFQQQREGAVVDKVDEHHGAEHPGAGR
- the ispE gene encoding 4-(cytidine 5'-diphospho)-2-C-methyl-D-erythritol kinase, which gives rise to MLSMARAKINLFLSVGARRPDGFHDVDTIMCAVDRADILDISLASRPRLEIQLEDLPPGQDLGAGPDNLIWRAAEALVGPDRGWRITLYKTIPHGAGFGGGSSDAALTLTALAALYRLDADLPRLARDLGSDVGFFLIDGGTARCRGRGEVVTPLSALPVLHTVLAVPPDARVATADAYRWLDESPDRPRGDVDDFLAALATGEPRAIAAAMWNDFDPVVTRMLPLVGTLRDRLLTRGALGVQVCGSGAGIVAIFQTPDEANAAAFALRGEGVWAVYAPTAPRTYELGRDPMAAAEGGLIG
- a CDS encoding D-tyrosyl-tRNA(Tyr) deacylase — protein: MRVVLQRVARAEVRVDGVATGRIDRGICLFVGVHRDDTAAQADFLADKCLDLRIFPTEAGGPGDLSVRDIGGGVLVISQFTLHGDTRKGRRPDFTAAAPPEPARKLYEHFCERIAASGLPTGAGVFGAMMLVDLINDGPFTLLLER